Within the Oculatellaceae cyanobacterium genome, the region CGCATGGAATATTGATTTATTTCAATCAAATTACCTAATTTGCGTGTGCGTTGGTTAGGCGCTAATAAATAACCAATTTGTTGATCGGAAATATAAATTAGTGGGTTGCCTAAGTCTAATATCAAGCGCAATCCCACTTCTAAAATTACTAAAAAACCAACAATAACAACCAATATAATTAACCCTACTCTCACTAATCATCCTCTCAAATACAAAAATTAGCTGTAATACACCTATGGTAGGGGCGGGTGCGTGGAAATAATTTATTGGTTGAGGAAGAGGAATAATTTGCGATCGCCCTCCGGTAAAATGTAGTATGGTTGTAGTATTAAACGACGCAGAGCAAGATTGCGACTGCAAATTTGTCCAGGTAGCTCAAATGCCATATAAACCACTTAACTTATCAACCCCTGTCCCTATATTGTCTTGGGCAAACCACGAACTAGGGCATCAGGAAATCAAAATGGCGAAAAACACTGCCTCCCTGCCCTTTGTATTCAAGCACGTTGCCCTGATGCCAGATGTTCACCTGGGCAAGGGTGCGTTGGTGGGTTCTGTCATTGCCACGAAAGAAGCGATCATTCCTGCTGCTGTGGGAGTAGATATTGGTTGCGGGATGGCTGCTATTAAAACTCCTTACACTGCTGATCAACTAGAGGGCAAGCTCAAGAAAATTCGCAAAGATATTGAAGCAGCAATTCCAGTTGGGTTCAATCAAAATAAGGACACCGACAAAACAGTTGATAACTGGCAAGGCTGGCAGCAGTTTAAAGATCTGCATCCAGGCGTACAGCATCTAGAATCCAAAGCGATGAAGCAAATGGGTTCATTAGGTGGGGGTAAATGATTGCCCCATACTGTAGTAATACAGCTATGAAAACTCGTCCAAATCGGTGAAGGCTGAGAGATAGTAAATCTTTTAAAGATTTATTTGCTAATACCGAGGGAAGCGGTAAAACGCCCCGTAGAGAGCAGAGGGACTTGGGCATCCTAATTTTAGGATGAAGGTGTGCTCCGAACTATACCGAATAGGAAGGTATAGAGTTAGGCAGAAATGACCTAGCCGATCGCCAATTTCATTGATAATACTGTGGTCAAATGCAACCGACAGATATCAGCCTCAATATTCCCCACTATGCCTACTTATATGGCTTCATTCAAACAGATGGACATCTATATGAAACTTCTCGCAATCGCGGAAAAGTCACTATAGAAGTCAGCAAGCAAGATGAATCTATACTTCAGGCTTTCAAAGCTTTCTTACCGTTTTACTCATCAGTAACTGAACGTGAACGCGCTACTAACTTTAGCCACAGTCACACATCAGTTACCTGGAGAGTTTATGATAAACGGTTTCGGAATCTACTTGAGTTGTGGGGATTACCAAAAGGTTGCAAATCGAATTTGATCAAACCCC harbors:
- a CDS encoding RtcB family protein, with the protein product MPYKPLNLSTPVPILSWANHELGHQEIKMAKNTASLPFVFKHVALMPDVHLGKGALVGSVIATKEAIIPAAVGVDIGCGMAAIKTPYTADQLEGKLKKIRKDIEAAIPVGFNQNKDTDKTVDNWQGWQQFKDLHPGVQHLESKAMKQMGSLGGGK